In Chryseobacterium turcicum, a single window of DNA contains:
- the lpdA gene encoding dihydrolipoyl dehydrogenase, protein MNYDIIVIGSGPGGYVTAIRAAQLGFKTAIIEKENLGGICLNWGCIPTKALLKSAQVFHYINHAEDYGLNKVEASFEFPNVIQRSRGVASKMSKGIEFLMKKNKIDVILGTAKVQKGKKVSVTDKEGKVTEYSGTHIILATGARSRELPNLPQDGKKVIGYRQALSLPEQPKSMIVVGSGAIGVEFADFYNTMGTKVTVVEFLPNIVPVEDEDVSKHLEKSLKKSGIEIMTNASVESVDTSGNGVKATVKTAKGNITLEADILLSAVGIAANIENIGLEEVGIQTDKGRVLVNEWYETSVPGYYAIGDIIPTQALAHVASAEGITCVEKIKGMHVEKIDYGNIPGCTYCHPEVASVGLTEKQAKEKGYEIKVGKFPLSASGKATANGNTDGFIKVIFDAKYGEWLGCHMIGEGVTDMVAEAVVARKLETTGHEIIKSIHPHPTVSEAIMEAAAAAYGEVIHI, encoded by the coding sequence ATGAATTACGATATTATTGTTATCGGGAGTGGTCCTGGTGGATATGTTACTGCAATCAGAGCGGCGCAATTGGGTTTTAAAACTGCAATTATCGAGAAAGAAAATCTAGGAGGAATCTGCCTTAACTGGGGATGTATTCCTACAAAAGCTTTGTTGAAGTCGGCTCAGGTTTTTCATTATATTAATCATGCGGAAGATTACGGTTTAAATAAAGTAGAAGCTAGTTTTGAGTTTCCAAACGTAATCCAAAGAAGCCGTGGTGTAGCGTCTAAAATGAGCAAAGGAATTGAATTCTTGATGAAAAAGAATAAAATCGATGTTATTTTAGGAACTGCAAAAGTACAAAAAGGTAAAAAAGTTTCTGTAACTGATAAAGAAGGTAAAGTAACTGAATATTCTGGAACTCACATTATCTTGGCAACAGGAGCTCGTTCTAGAGAATTGCCAAACTTGCCACAAGACGGTAAAAAAGTAATCGGATACAGACAGGCATTATCGCTTCCTGAGCAACCAAAATCTATGATTGTTGTAGGTTCTGGAGCAATCGGAGTAGAGTTTGCTGATTTTTATAACACAATGGGTACCAAAGTAACTGTTGTAGAATTCTTACCAAACATCGTGCCTGTAGAAGATGAGGATGTTTCTAAACACTTAGAAAAATCTCTGAAAAAATCAGGCATCGAAATTATGACAAACGCTTCTGTAGAAAGCGTTGACACAAGCGGAAATGGTGTGAAAGCTACTGTGAAAACTGCAAAAGGAAACATTACGCTTGAAGCTGATATCTTACTTTCTGCTGTTGGTATTGCTGCAAACATCGAGAACATTGGTCTTGAGGAAGTAGGAATTCAAACTGATAAAGGTAGAGTTTTGGTTAATGAATGGTACGAAACTTCAGTTCCTGGATATTATGCAATTGGAGATATTATCCCTACTCAGGCTTTAGCACACGTTGCTTCTGCAGAAGGAATTACTTGTGTTGAAAAAATCAAAGGAATGCACGTTGAGAAAATCGATTATGGCAATATTCCTGGTTGTACTTACTGTCACCCGGAAGTTGCTTCTGTTGGTCTTACAGAGAAACAAGCTAAAGAAAAAGGTTACGAAATCAAAGTGGGTAAATTCCCTCTTTCTGCAAGTGGAAAAGCGACTGCTAACGGAAATACAGATGGTTTCATCAAAGTAATTTTCGACGCTAAATATGGAGAATGGTTAGGTTGTCACATGATTGGTGAAGGTGTAACTGATATGGTTGCTGAAGCAGTTGTTGCTAGAAAACTAGAAACGACTGGTCACGAAATCATCAAGTCTATTCACCCGCACCCAACGGTTTCTGAAGCAATTATGGAAGCTGCTGCTGCGGCTTATGGTGAAGTGATTCACATTTAA
- a CDS encoding ABC transporter ATP-binding protein, giving the protein MSLQVINLTKKFGEQTALNNININIDKSEIIGLLGPNGAGKSTLMKSIVGALKIDEGEIIFNGKNISEYEIESKKNIGFLPENNPLYLEMYVKEYLQFVANIHKISEARVDEVIELVGITPEKSKKIGQLSKGYKQRVGLAQAIIHQPDLLILDEPTNGLDPNQILEIRNVIKEIGKEKTVLLSTHIMQEVEALCTRVILIHKGNILQDCNIEEFKGKFNSLEEAFASYTLEFKVETKA; this is encoded by the coding sequence ATGTCGCTTCAGGTAATTAATCTAACAAAGAAATTTGGTGAGCAGACTGCTCTCAATAACATCAACATCAATATTGATAAAAGTGAAATCATTGGTCTTTTGGGTCCAAACGGAGCCGGAAAATCTACATTAATGAAATCTATTGTCGGTGCATTGAAAATTGATGAAGGTGAAATTATCTTTAACGGAAAAAACATTTCGGAGTACGAGATTGAAAGCAAAAAAAACATTGGATTTCTTCCTGAAAACAATCCGCTTTATCTAGAGATGTACGTGAAAGAATATTTACAATTTGTTGCCAATATTCACAAAATTTCTGAAGCAAGAGTAGATGAGGTAATAGAATTGGTAGGAATTACTCCCGAAAAATCTAAAAAAATCGGTCAGCTTTCTAAAGGATACAAACAGAGAGTTGGTTTAGCGCAAGCCATTATTCATCAGCCAGATTTATTAATTTTAGATGAACCGACCAATGGACTAGACCCCAATCAGATTCTTGAAATCAGAAACGTGATTAAAGAGATTGGTAAAGAGAAAACCGTTTTGCTTTCTACACATATTATGCAGGAAGTTGAAGCGCTGTGTACCCGCGTGATTTTGATTCATAAAGGAAATATTCTTCAGGATTGTAATATTGAAGAGTTTAAAGGAAAATTTAATAGCTTGGAAGAGGCTTTTGCGAGTTATACGCTGGAGTTTAAGGTTGAAACTAAAGCTTAA
- a CDS encoding sensor histidine kinase gives MAIQKKDFSLFPKNEENSLVDSAVKLYYQSKEEHLSHSSYKLLYEEILSQLEIGLMILSKKNNQWEVFYVNPVFLEILQIPKYNSWNLYENKTPNFYKIIEKTGYENSQEFFDISINENTKQSFSLRTKKVENIKNRFCIISLESVQKIIEQKEKLAWNNLMKVISHELLNTLTPVNSLIQNLEYIANQEIIEKEDQQDMKESLMIINSKSKQLLNFVDDYRQVAELPKPVSKIISLTHIVESALNFLKPEFEKNNITIINSLENQTIFADQKMIERCLINLYLNAIYAVADNSKKIIKTEIKTLNKRILLSVEDNGIGIPNEIKDKIFLPFFTTRISGSGIGLTLSKSIIEAHKGYLNYKPLEKGSRFEIWFLK, from the coding sequence TTGGCAATTCAGAAAAAAGATTTTTCCTTGTTTCCGAAAAATGAAGAAAATAGTTTAGTTGATAGCGCTGTAAAACTCTATTATCAAAGTAAGGAAGAGCATCTTTCACATTCTTCGTACAAGCTTTTGTATGAAGAAATCTTGAGTCAGTTAGAAATTGGGTTAATGATTCTTTCCAAAAAAAATAATCAGTGGGAAGTCTTTTATGTAAACCCTGTTTTTCTGGAAATCTTACAAATTCCAAAGTATAATTCCTGGAATCTTTATGAAAATAAAACCCCTAATTTTTATAAAATAATTGAAAAAACGGGATACGAAAACTCTCAGGAATTTTTTGATATTTCAATTAACGAAAATACAAAACAGTCATTTTCTCTAAGGACCAAAAAGGTTGAAAATATAAAAAACCGCTTCTGCATTATCAGTTTAGAGTCTGTTCAGAAAATTATTGAGCAAAAAGAAAAACTGGCTTGGAACAATCTGATGAAAGTAATTTCTCATGAGCTTCTCAATACTTTGACGCCAGTCAACAGTTTGATTCAAAATTTGGAATACATTGCCAATCAGGAAATCATCGAAAAAGAAGACCAACAAGATATGAAGGAAAGCTTGATGATTATCAATTCAAAATCGAAACAATTGCTGAATTTCGTGGATGATTACAGACAGGTTGCAGAGTTGCCAAAACCGGTTTCTAAAATAATTTCTTTAACTCATATTGTAGAATCTGCCCTTAATTTTCTGAAACCAGAATTTGAAAAAAATAATATTACAATCATCAACTCATTAGAGAATCAAACTATTTTTGCAGACCAGAAAATGATTGAAAGATGTCTCATCAATCTTTATCTCAATGCAATCTATGCCGTCGCGGATAATTCAAAAAAAATCATCAAAACAGAAATAAAAACTCTGAACAAACGTATTCTTTTAAGCGTAGAAGATAATGGAATAGGTATTCCAAACGAAATTAAAGATAAAATTTTCCTTCCGTTTTTTACTACAAGAATCAGTGGTTCCGGAATAGGATTAACACTCAGTAAAAGTATTATTGAAGCTCATAAAGGTTATTTGAATTATAAGCCTTTGGAAAAAGGAAGCCGGTTTGAAATTTGGTTTTTAAAATAA
- a CDS encoding patatin-like phospholipase family protein, whose translation MFSYIYVMNFEKTGLVLSGGGTKGIAHAGVLKFLSEQNIEADILACCSAGSIVGCLYAIGKKPEEILDFFQSVYFFNWRHFTFNQPGLVSSEIFNAYLKPIFNDMKIGDLDKKVKIVATELVGGTEKIFDENFLITDAIIASCSIPGITTPYILGEEMFCDGGVLNNFPADIIRDDCDKLIGVFVSPPHDIKINDLKSIKAIVSRSYDLLSYRIEKVKFEYCDWFISSQDLSSYGTFERRRDRLEQIFNIGYRAAKESFAESNYFTGMKN comes from the coding sequence ATGTTTTCTTACATTTATGTAATGAATTTTGAAAAAACAGGATTGGTTTTGTCTGGTGGTGGTACCAAAGGTATTGCTCACGCTGGTGTGCTGAAATTTTTGAGCGAACAGAATATTGAGGCCGATATTCTGGCTTGTTGCAGTGCCGGTTCTATTGTGGGATGCCTTTATGCCATCGGAAAAAAGCCTGAGGAAATTTTAGATTTCTTTCAGTCGGTCTATTTTTTTAATTGGAGACATTTTACATTTAACCAACCGGGGTTGGTTTCTTCTGAGATTTTTAATGCCTATCTGAAACCTATTTTCAATGATATGAAGATTGGAGACCTTGATAAAAAAGTGAAAATTGTGGCAACTGAACTGGTTGGCGGAACAGAAAAAATTTTCGATGAAAATTTTTTAATAACAGATGCTATTATTGCTTCATGCTCGATTCCGGGAATTACAACGCCTTATATTTTAGGGGAAGAAATGTTCTGTGATGGCGGTGTTTTAAATAATTTTCCGGCAGATATTATTCGTGATGATTGTGATAAACTGATTGGGGTTTTTGTATCGCCACCCCACGATATTAAAATCAACGATTTAAAGTCAATTAAAGCCATTGTTTCCAGGTCTTATGATTTGCTTTCATATCGTATCGAAAAGGTTAAATTTGAATATTGTGATTGGTTTATTTCGTCTCAGGATTTATCGAGCTACGGAACTTTTGAAAGGAGAAGAGACCGTTTAGAACAAATATTCAATATTGGGTATCGTGCTGCCAAAGAAAGTTTCGCAGAAAGTAATTATTTTACAGGAATGAAAAATTAA
- the ade gene encoding adenine deaminase produces MEFTVKANLIDIIAKDIYPAEVIISNKKIASIKRIEETLDTYILPGFIDAHVHIESSMLIPSEFARIAVKHGTVGTISDPHEIANVLGVAGVDYMIENARQVPFHFYFGAPSCVPATNFETAGAVIDSNDINELLSRKEIVYLAEMMNFPGVIYKDNEVLKKIAFAKEHNKPIDGHAPGLMGETMTNYFDAGISTDHECFGYDEALEKLKHGVKIMIREGSAAKNFDTLIPLLKDFPEQIMFCCDDKHPDNLIESHIDDHVKRALKEGHDLYNVLRAASYNVIHHYNLPIGLLQIGDNADFIEIDNTEDFTVLKTYINGDLVAENGNSFIQPIESEIVNNFHCTIKQPSDFKIKSEGEKIRMIEALDGQLITHEIQASTLNINGYAESNTDEDILKIAVVNRYNDAPVAVAFIKNFSLKEGAIASCVAHDCHNIVVVGTNDADICKAVNAIIKAKGGISLSTQTEEMVLELPIAGIMTNLPAEQVAESYIKLDRRAKELGSKLRAPYMSLSFMALLVIPELKLSDKGLFNGKSFEFTDVFV; encoded by the coding sequence ATGGAATTTACGGTAAAAGCTAATTTAATCGATATCATCGCTAAAGATATTTATCCTGCAGAAGTTATTATTTCAAACAAAAAAATAGCTTCCATAAAAAGAATTGAAGAGACTTTAGACACCTATATTTTACCGGGATTTATCGATGCTCACGTACATATTGAAAGCAGTATGCTCATTCCGTCAGAATTTGCCAGAATTGCCGTAAAACACGGAACCGTCGGAACCATTTCAGACCCTCATGAGATTGCGAATGTTTTGGGTGTTGCCGGTGTAGATTATATGATTGAAAATGCGCGACAAGTTCCTTTTCATTTTTATTTTGGGGCTCCATCATGTGTTCCTGCAACAAATTTCGAAACGGCAGGAGCAGTTATAGATTCTAATGATATTAACGAATTATTGAGCAGAAAGGAAATTGTTTATTTAGCTGAAATGATGAATTTCCCAGGCGTTATTTACAAAGATAATGAGGTTTTAAAGAAAATTGCCTTCGCAAAAGAACACAATAAGCCTATTGATGGCCATGCTCCCGGATTGATGGGCGAAACCATGACAAATTATTTCGATGCCGGAATATCTACAGACCATGAGTGCTTTGGTTATGATGAAGCGCTAGAGAAACTAAAACATGGGGTAAAAATCATGATAAGAGAAGGAAGTGCTGCGAAAAATTTCGACACGTTAATCCCTTTATTGAAAGACTTTCCGGAGCAGATTATGTTTTGTTGCGACGACAAACATCCTGATAATTTAATCGAGTCTCATATTGATGACCATGTGAAACGTGCCTTGAAAGAAGGTCACGATTTATACAATGTTCTTCGTGCAGCTTCTTACAATGTGATTCATCATTATAATTTGCCCATCGGTTTATTGCAAATTGGGGATAATGCAGATTTTATTGAAATTGATAATACTGAAGATTTTACTGTTTTAAAAACGTATATCAACGGAGATTTAGTTGCTGAAAACGGTAATTCATTCATTCAACCTATTGAATCTGAAATTGTCAATAATTTCCACTGTACCATAAAACAACCTTCTGATTTTAAAATTAAAAGTGAGGGCGAAAAAATTCGTATGATTGAAGCTTTAGACGGTCAACTTATCACGCATGAAATCCAAGCAAGTACTTTAAACATCAATGGATATGCTGAATCAAATACAGATGAAGATATTCTGAAAATTGCTGTCGTTAATCGTTACAACGATGCTCCAGTAGCCGTTGCATTTATTAAAAATTTCAGTTTAAAAGAGGGTGCCATCGCATCATGTGTAGCTCATGATTGTCATAATATCGTTGTGGTCGGAACAAATGATGCTGATATTTGTAAAGCTGTAAATGCTATTATTAAAGCTAAAGGAGGAATCTCTCTTTCGACACAAACTGAAGAAATGGTCTTAGAATTACCCATTGCAGGAATTATGACCAATCTTCCTGCTGAGCAAGTCGCAGAATCCTACATTAAATTAGACAGAAGAGCAAAAGAATTAGGAAGCAAGCTGAGAGCTCCTTACATGAGTTTATCTTTTATGGCGCTTTTAGTAATTCCTGAATTGAAACTGAGTGATAAAGGATTATTTAATGGTAAAAGCTTTGAGTTTACGGATGTTTTTGTTTAA
- a CDS encoding PH domain-containing protein, producing the protein MFKKLAAEALGLGDIGKIIPSQDYDKVDSDDYILSEDNEKIFFLIKSKRDEYCFTNRALIHIDGASAIDRKRILRRYEYYQFPFSNVALQTAGTIDLDVEISFNIGNVPLMISVAKGQIDQLKDLYKALLAIQQEVHHNHSLLNFSNDSIQKAIGSVASGKQENVSKSQELKAINEYIFAWNTNSFDRYTQKDFSKIFEKYINN; encoded by the coding sequence ATGTTCAAAAAATTAGCTGCAGAAGCTTTAGGATTGGGGGATATCGGTAAAATTATTCCTTCTCAGGATTACGACAAAGTAGATTCTGATGATTATATTTTATCGGAAGATAATGAGAAAATTTTCTTTTTAATTAAATCTAAAAGAGATGAATATTGTTTTACCAATCGTGCTTTGATTCACATTGACGGAGCAAGTGCGATTGACAGAAAAAGAATTTTGAGAAGATACGAATATTATCAGTTCCCGTTTTCAAATGTAGCTTTGCAGACTGCCGGAACAATTGATTTGGATGTTGAAATTTCATTCAATATCGGAAATGTTCCATTAATGATTAGCGTTGCAAAAGGTCAGATTGACCAGCTGAAAGACCTTTATAAAGCACTTTTAGCTATTCAGCAGGAGGTTCATCATAATCATTCTTTGCTGAATTTTTCAAATGACAGTATACAGAAAGCAATTGGCAGTGTTGCCTCAGGAAAACAGGAAAATGTCTCAAAAAGCCAGGAATTAAAGGCAATCAACGAATATATTTTCGCTTGGAACACCAATAGTTTTGACAGATATACCCAAAAAGATTTCTCGAAAATTTTTGAAAAGTATATTAATAATTAA
- a CDS encoding sigma-54-dependent transcriptional regulator translates to MRKKESHILIVDDDEDILFSARVWLKKFFTEVSCLSQPKNIIKFLSEHQIDTVLLDMNFRKGFENGKDGLYWMQEIRTLEPQLPIILMTAYGEVELAVEALKNGASDFILKPWNNEKLYASVNLAVDISRKNKKLNQWENISLKTNQYQLETLSQSMKEVMSQIERVSATDANVLLLGENGTGKYVLAEHIHELSERKNQPFVHIDLGSLSENLFEAELFGYKKGAFTDAHQDYAGKIENAENGTVFLDEIGNLPLHLQTKLLSLIQNRKLSRLGESKERLLDVRFIFATNENLKKAVSENRFRKDLYYRINTVELQIPSLRERIEDIPNLADYFLEKYKQKYHKPDLSLNESILHELKKYSWPGNIRELDHCIERSVILSNEKNLKLLMPQDEESESTIVNLNIEEMEEILIKKALKKHRGNISLAAEDLGLSRAALYRRMEKFEL, encoded by the coding sequence ATGCGAAAAAAAGAATCTCATATACTAATTGTGGATGACGACGAAGATATTTTATTTTCGGCAAGAGTCTGGCTCAAGAAATTTTTTACGGAAGTAAGTTGTCTCAGTCAACCAAAAAACATTATAAAATTTTTGTCTGAACATCAAATTGACACTGTTCTTTTGGATATGAATTTCCGGAAAGGTTTTGAAAACGGAAAAGACGGATTATACTGGATGCAGGAAATCAGAACTCTGGAACCACAACTTCCGATTATTCTGATGACCGCTTACGGTGAAGTTGAATTGGCTGTAGAAGCTTTAAAAAACGGAGCTTCAGATTTTATTTTGAAACCCTGGAATAACGAAAAACTATATGCTTCTGTAAATTTAGCCGTTGATATTTCTCGAAAGAATAAAAAACTGAATCAATGGGAAAACATCAGTCTAAAAACTAATCAATATCAGTTGGAGACTCTGTCTCAATCAATGAAAGAAGTGATGAGCCAAATTGAAAGAGTTTCTGCAACGGACGCAAACGTTTTGCTTTTAGGAGAAAACGGAACCGGAAAATATGTTTTGGCAGAACATATCCACGAATTATCTGAAAGAAAAAATCAACCATTCGTTCACATCGATTTGGGAAGTCTTTCTGAGAATCTTTTTGAAGCTGAACTTTTTGGTTATAAAAAAGGTGCGTTTACAGATGCTCATCAGGATTACGCCGGAAAAATAGAAAATGCAGAAAATGGAACAGTTTTTCTTGACGAAATCGGAAACCTTCCCCTTCATCTTCAGACTAAATTATTAAGCTTAATTCAGAATAGAAAACTATCTAGACTGGGAGAAAGTAAAGAACGATTACTGGACGTAAGATTTATTTTTGCAACCAATGAAAATCTCAAAAAGGCAGTTTCTGAAAATAGATTCAGAAAAGATTTATATTATAGAATCAATACTGTAGAATTGCAAATTCCGAGTTTGAGAGAACGGATTGAAGATATCCCTAATCTTGCTGATTATTTTCTGGAAAAATACAAACAGAAATATCACAAGCCTGATTTAAGTTTAAATGAATCGATTCTCCATGAGCTTAAAAAATATTCTTGGCCGGGAAATATTCGCGAACTAGACCATTGTATAGAAAGAAGTGTCATTCTTTCTAACGAGAAAAATCTGAAATTACTGATGCCTCAAGATGAAGAATCTGAAAGCACAATCGTCAATCTGAACATCGAAGAAATGGAAGAAATTCTTATAAAAAAAGCGTTAAAAAAACACCGTGGAAATATTTCTTTGGCGGCTGAGGATTTAGGATTATCAAGAGCTGCACTTTACAGAAGAATGGAAAAATTTGAATTGTGA
- a CDS encoding glycoside hydrolase family 3 N-terminal domain-containing protein yields the protein MHFKLRFKIIGISLLSSVFISAQKPLYKDPKQPVEARVQDLLKRMTPEEKFWQCFMIPGDLDNVPKGQYAHGIFGLQVSAGNQGGGVAGQLLKYNANEDAERLAKKINAIQKYFVEESRLGIPIIPFDEALHGLMREGATAFPQAIGMSATFNSELMKEVSTAIAKESKLRGIRQILTPVVNLASDVRWGRTEETYGEDPFLTSVMGVNFVSSFENMGIITTPKHFLANVGDGGRDSYPIHWSKRYLEETHLIPFQKAFNQGKSRSVMTSYNLLDGRPSTANHWLLTEKLKNEWNFKGFIISDASAVGGANVLHFTAKDYDDASAQAINAGLDVIFQTEYQHYKLFIPPFLDGRISKERIDDAVARVLRAKFELGLFENPYVSNQNIEELKKINHKPLAEKVALESFVLLQNKNQTLPISENVKKILVVGTDAVDARLGGYSGPGNKKVSILDGIKNFVKNKNVKITYSKGIDWNLKDFVTIPTDFLSFENQKGLKGNYFSNSDLKGNLAFEKQDEQLNFKWTLYSPNPEKLQPDNYSVRWTGKLEAPNSGKYQLGLRGNDGFRLFLNGKLLIDNWEKLSYSTKTVELDFMKGQKSDIVIEFHENRGEANIELIWNYGLNDEQKDFNDALKLAQNADYIIVTAGIHEGEFQDRSSLSLPGNQEEFIHEVSKLNKPITVVLVGGSAIKTTAWKDKVGAILDVWYPGEEGGNAVAKVLYGAENPSGKLPITFPIEEGQLPLTYNHHPTGRGNDYHDLSGESLYPFGFGLSYTTFEISGLTLNQSKFSKKDTIVAKVNVKNTGSKAGSEVVQLYVKDLLASVSRPIIELKGLKKVQLKPGESKQISIEVPVKELQFLDEKMNWNVEKGTYRIFVGNSSKNLPLKQNIEVE from the coding sequence ATGCATTTTAAACTTCGATTTAAAATTATAGGAATTTCATTGTTGAGTTCGGTATTTATTTCCGCTCAAAAGCCTTTATATAAAGACCCAAAACAACCTGTTGAAGCCCGTGTTCAGGATTTGTTGAAACGCATGACCCCTGAAGAAAAATTCTGGCAATGCTTCATGATTCCCGGAGATTTAGATAATGTTCCGAAAGGTCAATATGCTCATGGAATTTTCGGATTGCAGGTAAGTGCGGGAAATCAAGGTGGTGGAGTTGCCGGACAATTATTGAAATATAATGCGAATGAAGACGCGGAAAGACTAGCGAAAAAAATCAACGCCATTCAAAAATATTTTGTGGAAGAATCTCGATTGGGAATTCCGATTATTCCTTTTGATGAAGCTTTACACGGCTTAATGCGAGAAGGAGCGACTGCTTTTCCTCAGGCGATTGGTATGTCTGCAACCTTCAATTCTGAGTTGATGAAAGAAGTTTCGACGGCGATTGCCAAAGAATCGAAATTGAGAGGAATTCGTCAGATTTTAACTCCGGTTGTCAATTTGGCGAGCGATGTCAGATGGGGAAGAACGGAAGAAACCTATGGTGAAGACCCATTTTTGACTTCCGTGATGGGCGTAAACTTTGTGAGTTCTTTTGAAAATATGGGAATTATTACTACTCCGAAACATTTTCTGGCAAATGTGGGTGATGGTGGAAGAGATTCTTACCCGATTCACTGGAGTAAAAGATATTTGGAAGAAACGCATTTAATTCCTTTTCAAAAGGCCTTTAATCAAGGAAAAAGCCGTTCAGTAATGACATCTTATAATTTGCTGGATGGGCGACCTTCAACGGCAAATCATTGGCTATTGACCGAAAAATTAAAAAATGAATGGAATTTTAAAGGTTTCATAATCAGTGATGCAAGTGCGGTTGGCGGAGCAAATGTTCTGCATTTTACGGCAAAAGATTATGATGATGCTTCTGCACAAGCTATTAATGCAGGATTGGATGTGATTTTTCAGACCGAATATCAACATTATAAATTGTTTATTCCGCCGTTTTTAGATGGGAGAATTTCTAAGGAAAGAATTGATGATGCAGTAGCGAGAGTTTTGAGGGCGAAATTTGAACTCGGTTTGTTTGAAAACCCTTATGTTTCTAATCAAAATATTGAGGAATTAAAGAAAATAAATCATAAACCTTTAGCGGAAAAAGTAGCTCTTGAATCTTTTGTGTTGCTTCAAAATAAGAATCAAACGCTTCCAATTTCTGAAAATGTGAAAAAAATTTTGGTAGTCGGAACGGATGCTGTTGATGCAAGATTAGGAGGTTATTCCGGGCCAGGAAACAAGAAAGTGAGTATTTTAGATGGAATTAAAAATTTCGTTAAAAATAAAAATGTAAAAATCACTTATTCAAAAGGAATCGATTGGAATTTAAAAGATTTTGTAACTATACCCACTGATTTTCTGTCTTTCGAAAATCAAAAAGGATTGAAAGGAAATTACTTTTCTAATTCTGATTTAAAAGGTAATCTGGCTTTTGAAAAACAGGACGAACAATTAAATTTTAAATGGACATTATATTCTCCGAATCCTGAAAAACTTCAACCCGATAATTACAGCGTTCGTTGGACAGGAAAACTAGAAGCTCCGAATTCAGGAAAATATCAATTGGGTCTTCGCGGAAATGATGGTTTCCGATTATTTTTAAATGGAAAATTGTTGATTGATAATTGGGAGAAGTTGAGTTATTCAACAAAAACAGTTGAGCTTGATTTTATGAAAGGTCAAAAATCTGATATTGTTATTGAGTTTCATGAAAATAGGGGAGAAGCAAATATCGAATTGATATGGAATTATGGTTTGAATGATGAGCAAAAAGATTTTAATGATGCTTTAAAATTAGCTCAAAATGCAGATTATATTATAGTTACAGCCGGAATTCATGAAGGAGAATTTCAGGACCGTTCTTCATTAAGTCTTCCTGGAAATCAGGAGGAATTTATTCATGAAGTTTCAAAATTAAATAAACCAATAACAGTGGTTTTAGTTGGTGGCTCTGCGATAAAAACAACGGCTTGGAAAGATAAAGTCGGAGCAATTTTAGATGTTTGGTATCCAGGAGAAGAAGGTGGAAATGCGGTTGCAAAAGTTCTTTATGGAGCTGAAAATCCTTCAGGGAAATTGCCGATTACGTTTCCTATTGAGGAAGGTCAGTTGCCTTTAACGTATAATCACCATCCGACGGGAAGAGGAAATGATTATCATGATTTGAGCGGCGAATCATTGTATCCGTTTGGTTTTGGATTGAGTTATACGACTTTTGAAATCTCTGGTTTAACATTAAATCAATCAAAATTTTCTAAAAAAGATACGATTGTTGCTAAAGTAAATGTGAAAAATACAGGCTCAAAAGCCGGAAGTGAAGTTGTTCAGTTATATGTTAAAGATTTGTTGGCTTCAGTTTCGAGACCAATTATTGAGTTGAAAGGGTTGAAAAAAGTACAGTTAAAACCGGGAGAATCTAAACAGATTTCGATTGAAGTTCCTGTAAAAGAATTACAGTTTTTGGATGAGAAAATGAACTGGAATGTAGAAAAAGGAACGTATAGGATTTTTGTAGGGAATTCTTCAAAGAACTTGCCTTTGAAGCAGAATATTGAGGTTGAATAG